One Nesterenkonia populi DNA window includes the following coding sequences:
- a CDS encoding extracellular solute-binding protein: MARKHSLTAGISGLSITSLVALTACGDDSGDGGGDANAWVLTGGGWPQIEEDFERWNDESPEQAIDVEAYENDAYKEQIRTAVGAGEAPTLIMSWTGGALLEYVESDRVIPLTEHTGELEDRVHEAVWQNGVIDDETYAVPLNDVQPVVMYYNQEVFDEVGLDIPETWSDVEEAIEVFNDNDIAPFSLAGGSTWPALMWLQYLTDRHGGEEQFAGVIEDGESWSNESILFALETIQELGENGGFIDTYNGISAAQNEDAQLLADGQAAMLLQGSWVYATINMDFPEFAESGDFGFTTFPELEEGQGDPSNIVGNPANYWSVSADAPEEEQEDAIAYLSEHLYNDEAVDAMLDAGSLPPLNDISDRIEGTEAEDFLTFADELVAEANHFQLSWDQAVMPEHEQVLMDNLSEILSGNITPEEFAENMDSATS; the protein is encoded by the coding sequence CCCTGGTCGCACTGACTGCCTGCGGCGACGACAGCGGCGACGGCGGGGGAGACGCCAATGCATGGGTCCTCACCGGAGGCGGCTGGCCTCAGATCGAGGAGGACTTCGAGCGGTGGAACGATGAGAGCCCCGAGCAGGCGATCGACGTCGAGGCCTACGAGAACGACGCCTACAAGGAGCAGATCCGCACCGCCGTCGGCGCCGGCGAAGCCCCTACTCTCATCATGAGCTGGACCGGCGGCGCACTCCTGGAGTACGTCGAGTCCGACCGCGTCATCCCGCTGACCGAGCACACCGGAGAGCTGGAGGACCGCGTCCACGAGGCTGTCTGGCAGAACGGCGTGATCGACGACGAGACCTACGCCGTCCCCCTGAACGACGTCCAGCCCGTGGTCATGTACTACAACCAGGAAGTCTTCGACGAGGTCGGCCTGGACATTCCGGAAACATGGTCGGACGTCGAGGAGGCCATCGAGGTCTTCAACGACAACGACATCGCTCCCTTCTCCCTGGCGGGCGGCTCCACCTGGCCCGCCCTGATGTGGCTGCAGTACCTGACTGACCGCCACGGCGGCGAGGAGCAGTTCGCCGGCGTGATCGAGGACGGCGAGTCCTGGAGCAACGAGTCCATCCTCTTCGCCCTGGAGACCATCCAGGAGCTGGGCGAGAACGGCGGCTTCATCGACACCTACAACGGGATCTCCGCCGCTCAGAACGAGGACGCCCAGCTGCTGGCCGACGGCCAGGCCGCCATGCTGCTGCAGGGCTCGTGGGTCTACGCCACCATCAACATGGACTTCCCCGAGTTCGCCGAGTCCGGAGACTTCGGGTTCACCACCTTCCCGGAGCTGGAGGAGGGGCAGGGCGACCCGAGCAACATCGTCGGAAACCCCGCCAACTACTGGTCGGTCTCTGCCGATGCCCCCGAGGAGGAGCAGGAGGACGCCATCGCCTACCTCAGTGAGCACCTCTACAACGACGAGGCGGTGGACGCCATGCTCGACGCCGGCTCCCTGCCGCCGCTGAATGACATCAGCGACCGCATCGAGGGCACCGAAGCCGAAGACTTCCTGACCTTCGCCGACGAACTGGTCGCCGAGGCCAATCATTTCCAGCTGTCCTGGGACCAGGCCGTGATGCCTGAGCATGAGCAGGTCCTGATGGACAACCTCTCCGAGATCCTCTCCGGGAACATCACCCCGGAGGAGTTCGCGGAGAACATGGACAGCGCGACCAGCTGA
- a CDS encoding carbohydrate ABC transporter permease codes for MTETAAPRSTDAPESPQGPKVADEAKRPRPTTPPKKSGIHRQGPSFLMAVPAVALFGLFALVPLFGVIAISFLDWQTVRGTVEWVGTSNWETVLSDRSFTWRALELTVYFVVGSYLFQMPTALLLGVFMAGAQKYRALLSVLYFLPLLFSSVAVGLTFQSLFSPNYGISAALSWLPLPNDWLSNPNLVMFVMVFVVGWCFIPFHALLYQAGVRQIPQTMYEAATLDGAGRVRQFFSITLPQLRYTFITSSTLMLVGSLTYFDLIYVLTGGSPANAVRILPLDMYIEGFSSHNLGNASVIAVILVAIGLALSLLLNVLSGSTKMQSDKAGA; via the coding sequence ATGACTGAGACTGCCGCACCCCGCTCCACGGACGCCCCGGAGAGCCCGCAGGGCCCAAAGGTCGCAGACGAGGCAAAACGTCCCAGGCCGACGACTCCGCCCAAGAAGTCGGGCATCCACCGCCAAGGACCTTCCTTCCTGATGGCGGTGCCCGCAGTGGCGCTGTTCGGGCTCTTCGCCCTCGTGCCGCTCTTCGGCGTGATCGCCATCTCCTTCCTGGACTGGCAGACGGTCCGGGGCACCGTGGAGTGGGTCGGCACCAGCAACTGGGAGACCGTCCTGTCCGACCGCAGCTTCACGTGGCGGGCCCTGGAGCTGACGGTCTACTTCGTCGTCGGCTCCTACCTCTTCCAGATGCCGACGGCACTGCTCCTGGGCGTATTCATGGCAGGGGCCCAGAAGTACCGGGCGCTCCTGTCGGTCCTGTACTTCCTGCCGCTGCTGTTCAGCTCAGTGGCGGTCGGGCTGACCTTCCAGTCGCTGTTCTCCCCGAACTATGGGATCTCGGCGGCGCTGTCCTGGCTGCCGCTGCCCAATGACTGGCTGTCCAACCCGAACCTGGTCATGTTCGTGATGGTGTTCGTGGTCGGCTGGTGCTTCATCCCCTTCCACGCGCTGCTGTACCAGGCCGGCGTCCGGCAGATCCCCCAGACGATGTACGAGGCGGCCACGCTTGACGGCGCCGGCCGGGTGCGCCAGTTCTTCTCCATCACCCTGCCCCAGCTGCGCTACACCTTCATCACCTCATCCACGCTGATGCTGGTGGGCTCGCTGACCTACTTCGACCTGATCTATGTGCTGACCGGCGGGTCTCCGGCCAACGCCGTCCGAATTCTTCCGCTGGACATGTACATCGAGGGCTTCAGCTCCCATAACCTGGGCAACGCCTCGGTGATCGCGGTGATCCTGGTGGCGATCGGGCTGGCGCTCTCGCTGCTGCTGAACGTGCTCTCCGGCTCCACCAAGATGCAGTCCGACAAGGCAGGTGCCTGA
- a CDS encoding carbohydrate ABC transporter permease, translating to MTHTASTEAKMPDAGQGLNPAEPEGGAQGTKAFGPKGRGTKPARPYESPNVLGGILGWVWLGIIILPIYFIVITSFRSRQDLAANNQLVPTAEPTLQNFVRVIENDFFHFFLNSVIVTISTVAVVLAVSVMAAYYITRSTSWGGGRLFQMILLGIAIPVQATIIPVYYLIQYLGLYDTLWALILPQIAFAIPLSVLIIVNFVRDIPNELFESMRVDGAGEWKILTSLVLPMSKPALMTVGIYQALQVWNGFLFPLVLTQSRDVRVLPLSLWEYQGQFGVDTPATLAAVVLSALPLLAAYIVGRRYIVAGLTAGFSK from the coding sequence ATGACCCATACCGCATCCACCGAGGCCAAGATGCCGGACGCTGGGCAGGGCCTGAACCCCGCTGAGCCCGAGGGTGGAGCCCAGGGCACCAAAGCCTTCGGACCCAAGGGACGCGGCACCAAGCCCGCCCGCCCCTACGAGTCCCCCAACGTGCTGGGCGGCATCCTGGGCTGGGTGTGGCTCGGCATCATCATTCTGCCGATCTACTTCATCGTCATCACCTCGTTCCGCTCCCGGCAGGATCTGGCAGCGAATAACCAGCTGGTCCCCACCGCTGAGCCGACCCTGCAGAACTTCGTCCGGGTCATCGAGAACGACTTCTTCCACTTCTTCCTGAACTCGGTGATCGTGACGATCTCGACGGTCGCTGTGGTGCTGGCGGTCTCGGTGATGGCCGCCTACTACATCACCCGCTCCACCAGCTGGGGCGGCGGCCGCCTCTTCCAGATGATCCTGCTGGGCATCGCGATCCCGGTGCAGGCCACCATCATCCCCGTCTACTACCTGATCCAGTACCTGGGCCTGTATGACACCCTGTGGGCGCTCATCCTGCCGCAGATCGCCTTCGCCATCCCGCTGAGCGTGCTGATCATCGTCAACTTCGTCCGCGACATCCCCAACGAGCTCTTCGAATCGATGCGGGTGGACGGCGCCGGCGAGTGGAAGATCCTCACCTCCCTGGTGCTGCCGATGTCCAAGCCGGCCCTGATGACCGTGGGGATCTACCAAGCCCTCCAGGTGTGGAACGGCTTCCTGTTCCCTCTGGTGCTCACCCAGTCCCGGGACGTCCGAGTGCTGCCGCTGAGCCTCTGGGAGTACCAGGGCCAGTTCGGCGTGGACACTCCAGCGACCCTGGCTGCCGTGGTGCTGTCCGCGCTGCCGCTGCTGGCCGCCTACATCGTGGGCCGCCGCTACATCGTCGCCGGGCTGACCGCCGGCTTCTCCAAGTAA
- a CDS encoding glycoside hydrolase family 3 N-terminal domain-containing protein, with protein sequence MTVRGPWNDTSLSAEERAEALLAQMTLEEKVSQLGAHWEMQADTEDVEGDVAPMEDAMSAGKLPFEEEILDGLGHLTRTYGTEPLSVPEAAKDLRERQAAVAANSRFGIPAIAHEECLTGFTAYQATVYPTSLAWGATFDPELIERMAQAIGEDMAAVGVQQGLSPVLDVVRDARWGRVEESIGEDPYVIGTLATAYVKGLQSAGVIATLKHFAGYAASRAARNHAPVHMGRRELMDLILVPFEMAVREGRAGSVMNSYADIDGEAPATSHWLLTEVLRQQWGFEGTVVADYWSVAFLEKMHRVAADQAEAARLAVSAGLDIELPHTGGYRTLPAQVREGLLEEAVIDTAAARVIRQKIELGLLDAPKGESHWQPQIDESRDLDSAANRRIAREVAQKSLVLLRNDGTLPAAPADLAGKRIAVVGPSADDARTMMGCYSFPNHVLVKYPEGTFPHHGLGVPVPTILEALRETYAQAEITHTPGVPIVEYDDAGVPAAANAAAAADLAVITVGDLAGMFGRGTSGEGCDAEDLKLPGAQQELIEAVLAAGTPVVLVLITGRPYALGGIAERCAAVVQGFFPGQEGGPALAELLSGSIEPTGRLPIGVPARPGGQPVGYIAAPLGQNSQGVSNLDPTPLYPFGHGLSYTTVKYSGLAVEPGEIDVDGTADIRVTVTNTGERPAEEVVQLYFGDRHAQVTRPVKQLLGYQRVSLAPGEAREVTFWVHADRFAFTGAGFRRIVEPGAIDVWAGPSAEDLPLAAELSLTGEIRHVTGRRVLDTPARVGEALAQG encoded by the coding sequence ATGACTGTTCGCGGACCCTGGAATGACACGTCTCTGAGCGCCGAGGAGCGCGCGGAAGCGCTGCTGGCACAGATGACCCTGGAGGAGAAGGTCTCCCAGCTGGGCGCCCACTGGGAGATGCAGGCTGACACCGAGGACGTCGAGGGCGACGTCGCCCCGATGGAGGACGCGATGTCGGCGGGGAAGCTTCCCTTCGAGGAGGAGATCCTCGACGGGCTCGGGCATCTGACCCGCACTTACGGCACTGAGCCGCTGAGCGTCCCCGAGGCTGCGAAGGATCTGCGCGAGCGGCAGGCCGCCGTGGCTGCGAACAGCCGGTTCGGCATTCCGGCGATCGCCCACGAGGAGTGCCTCACCGGGTTCACCGCCTACCAGGCCACCGTCTACCCGACCTCGCTGGCCTGGGGCGCCACCTTTGACCCGGAGCTGATCGAGCGCATGGCCCAGGCCATCGGCGAGGATATGGCCGCCGTGGGCGTGCAGCAGGGGCTCTCCCCGGTGCTGGACGTGGTGCGCGACGCCCGCTGGGGCCGAGTCGAAGAATCCATCGGCGAGGACCCCTACGTCATCGGAACCCTCGCCACCGCGTATGTGAAGGGCCTGCAGAGCGCAGGGGTCATCGCCACCCTGAAGCATTTCGCCGGATACGCTGCGTCCCGGGCCGCACGCAACCACGCTCCGGTGCACATGGGCCGGCGCGAGCTGATGGACCTGATCCTCGTCCCCTTCGAGATGGCGGTCCGCGAGGGCAGGGCCGGCTCGGTGATGAACTCCTACGCCGACATCGACGGTGAGGCCCCGGCGACCTCGCACTGGCTGCTCACCGAAGTGCTGCGTCAGCAGTGGGGCTTCGAGGGCACTGTGGTCGCCGACTACTGGTCCGTCGCCTTCCTGGAGAAGATGCACCGGGTCGCTGCGGACCAGGCCGAGGCCGCCCGCTTGGCCGTCTCCGCAGGGCTGGACATCGAGCTTCCTCACACCGGCGGCTACCGAACCCTGCCTGCCCAAGTCCGCGAAGGCCTGCTCGAGGAGGCCGTCATCGACACCGCCGCTGCCCGGGTGATCCGTCAGAAGATCGAGCTCGGCCTGCTGGATGCCCCGAAGGGCGAGTCGCACTGGCAGCCGCAGATCGATGAGAGCCGGGACCTCGACTCCGCGGCCAACCGGCGGATCGCCCGCGAGGTCGCTCAGAAGTCCCTCGTCCTGCTGAGGAACGACGGCACCCTCCCGGCGGCGCCCGCCGACCTGGCCGGGAAGCGGATCGCCGTCGTCGGCCCCTCAGCCGATGACGCCCGCACCATGATGGGCTGCTACTCCTTCCCCAACCATGTGCTCGTCAAGTACCCGGAGGGGACCTTCCCGCACCACGGCCTCGGTGTTCCCGTGCCCACGATCCTCGAGGCTCTGCGCGAGACCTACGCCCAGGCTGAGATCACCCACACCCCGGGCGTGCCCATCGTCGAATACGACGACGCCGGGGTCCCGGCCGCCGCGAACGCCGCCGCTGCCGCAGACCTCGCCGTCATCACCGTGGGCGATCTCGCAGGCATGTTCGGCAGAGGCACCTCCGGCGAAGGCTGCGACGCCGAGGACCTCAAGCTGCCCGGAGCCCAGCAGGAGCTCATCGAAGCGGTGCTCGCCGCCGGCACCCCCGTGGTCCTGGTGCTCATCACCGGCCGCCCCTACGCCCTCGGCGGCATCGCCGAACGCTGTGCCGCCGTGGTGCAGGGGTTCTTCCCCGGGCAGGAGGGCGGTCCGGCACTCGCGGAGCTGCTCTCAGGGTCGATCGAACCGACGGGCCGCCTGCCCATCGGCGTCCCCGCCCGTCCCGGCGGACAGCCCGTAGGCTACATCGCTGCGCCGCTGGGGCAGAACAGCCAGGGCGTCTCCAACCTGGACCCCACTCCGCTGTACCCCTTCGGCCACGGGCTGAGCTACACCACCGTGAAGTACAGCGGCCTGGCCGTGGAGCCCGGGGAGATCGACGTCGACGGCACTGCCGACATCCGTGTCACCGTGACCAACACCGGCGAGCGCCCGGCTGAAGAGGTCGTCCAGCTCTACTTCGGCGACCGGCACGCTCAGGTCACCCGCCCGGTGAAGCAGCTGCTGGGCTACCAGCGAGTGTCGCTGGCCCCGGGGGAGGCGAGGGAGGTCACGTTCTGGGTGCACGCGGACCGCTTCGCCTTCACCGGAGCCGGCTTCCGGCGGATCGTGGAACCGGGCGCCATCGACGTCTGGGCCGGGCCCAGCGCGGAGGACCTGCCGCTGGCGGCTGAGCTGAGCCTCACCGGTGAGATCCGGCACGTCACCGGCCGCCGGGTGCTGGACACCCCCGCCCGCGTGGGGGAAGCACTGGCCCAAGGTTGA
- a CDS encoding sulfate ABC transporter substrate-binding protein: MRRAQKYVHSYGRPGLALLALNALAGCAAGGGEEQITMVGFAVPAEANAAVGDAFSQTPEGEGVTYATSYGASGDQSRAVANGLPGEFVHFSIEPDVTRLEEAGMVAEDWDEGPSSGMVTDSVVVLVVREGNPKDITDWEDLIRDDVGIVTPNPGSSGAARWNILAAWGSVLQDGGTEDEAAEYMEQMIANVQAFPGSGRDATTAFLDGTGDVLLSYENEAILGRQAGEDYEYIVPDRNLLIENPAAVTEDSPQAAQDFLEFALSPEGQQIYAGYGFRPLRHVADEMEIDDVEGAEDPTDPYPEVETLWTIDDDFGGWDQVVEDYFDTDGIITEIIEQSGMS, encoded by the coding sequence ATGCGCCGGGCACAAAAATATGTTCACAGCTATGGGCGCCCTGGCCTCGCTCTCCTGGCTCTCAACGCGCTCGCCGGCTGCGCTGCCGGCGGCGGCGAGGAGCAGATCACCATGGTCGGGTTCGCCGTGCCGGCCGAGGCCAATGCCGCCGTCGGCGACGCCTTCTCCCAGACCCCCGAGGGCGAAGGCGTCACCTACGCCACCTCCTACGGCGCCTCGGGCGACCAGTCCCGCGCCGTCGCCAACGGCCTCCCCGGCGAGTTCGTCCACTTCAGCATCGAGCCGGACGTCACCCGCCTGGAGGAGGCGGGCATGGTCGCTGAGGACTGGGACGAAGGGCCCAGCAGCGGGATGGTGACTGACTCGGTCGTCGTCCTGGTGGTCCGGGAGGGAAATCCCAAGGACATCACAGACTGGGAGGACCTCATCCGTGACGACGTCGGCATCGTCACCCCCAACCCCGGCTCCTCCGGCGCAGCCCGGTGGAACATCCTGGCCGCCTGGGGATCGGTGCTTCAGGACGGCGGAACCGAGGATGAGGCCGCCGAGTACATGGAGCAGATGATCGCGAACGTCCAGGCCTTCCCGGGGTCGGGACGCGACGCCACCACCGCCTTCCTCGACGGCACCGGCGACGTGCTGCTCTCCTACGAGAACGAGGCCATCCTGGGACGCCAGGCGGGGGAGGACTACGAGTACATCGTGCCGGACCGCAACCTGCTCATCGAGAACCCCGCTGCCGTCACCGAAGACTCCCCGCAGGCTGCCCAGGACTTTCTGGAGTTCGCCCTGAGCCCCGAGGGTCAGCAGATCTACGCCGGCTACGGCTTCCGGCCGCTGCGCCACGTCGCCGACGAGATGGAGATCGACGACGTCGAGGGCGCCGAGGACCCCACCGACCCCTACCCCGAGGTGGAGACGCTGTGGACCATCGACGATGACTTCGGCGGCTGGGACCAGGTCGTCGAGGACTACTTCGACACCGACGGGATCATCACGGAGATCATCGAACAGTCAGGGATGAGCTGA
- the cysT gene encoding sulfate ABC transporter permease subunit CysT, translated as MRATTLTRPASLALGISVLWFSLLVLLPLALVIVASFDDGWEVFWGTLTNVQTANAIQLTLTSALAATAVNIVVGTLIAWVLVRDRFPGKRIIELLIDIPFALPSLVAGLVLLSLYGPTSPLGINVLGTPYSVFLAVLFVTLPFVVRTVEPVLIELDTEVEQAAESLGASKVTTFRRVILPALTPAIAAGATLSFARGVGEFGALVLLTGNRPNVSEGAPIRIQSYIETDNTAAAASVAVFLLLVALAAIGILDVISRRVARHGE; from the coding sequence ATGCGCGCCACCACACTCACCCGCCCCGCCTCCCTGGCCCTGGGCATCTCCGTGCTCTGGTTCTCCCTGCTGGTGCTGCTGCCGCTGGCACTGGTCATCGTCGCCTCCTTCGACGACGGGTGGGAGGTCTTCTGGGGAACCCTCACCAACGTCCAGACCGCCAACGCCATACAGCTCACCCTCACCTCAGCGCTGGCCGCCACCGCGGTGAACATCGTGGTCGGCACCCTGATCGCCTGGGTGCTGGTCCGTGACCGGTTCCCCGGCAAGCGAATCATCGAGCTCCTCATCGACATCCCCTTCGCCCTGCCCTCCCTGGTGGCGGGCCTGGTGCTGCTGAGCCTCTACGGGCCCACCAGCCCCCTGGGCATCAACGTGCTCGGCACCCCCTACTCTGTTTTCCTCGCCGTGCTGTTCGTGACCCTTCCCTTCGTGGTCCGGACCGTGGAGCCGGTGCTCATCGAACTCGACACCGAGGTGGAGCAGGCCGCCGAATCCCTCGGCGCCTCCAAGGTCACCACCTTCCGGCGAGTGATCCTCCCCGCCCTGACCCCGGCCATCGCCGCCGGAGCCACGCTCTCCTTCGCCCGCGGCGTCGGCGAGTTCGGCGCCCTTGTCCTGCTCACCGGCAATCGGCCCAACGTCTCAGAGGGCGCGCCCATCCGCATCCAGTCCTACATCGAGACCGACAACACCGCCGCGGCCGCCTCAGTCGCGGTCTTCCTGCTGCTGGTCGCGCTGGCCGCCATCGGCATTCTCGACGTGATCTCCCGGAGGGTGGCCCGCCATGGTGAGTAG
- a CDS encoding sulfate ABC transporter permease subunit, whose protein sequence is MVSRAAYLRVGVVVVYLFLLVGWPLAMVVQETFLSGENYLAIALSDPSVRSAVWVTLGAAACAVVLNTMLGVALGILLVRYEFPGRRLLSALADLPASVSPIVVGLALLLAYGPVHGLLGAPLAEAGVQLIFSFPGIVLAVTFVSLPLVLRAVMPVLQEVGTDQETAAQSLGASGRQVLVRITLPSIKWAVAYGLVLTLARAVGEFGAVLIVSGGIVNQTETATIAVQRLHQGFETGQAYAVGFLLALVAVAALAIVTILRPHERDRP, encoded by the coding sequence ATGGTGAGTAGGGCCGCATACCTGCGCGTCGGCGTCGTCGTGGTCTACCTGTTCCTGCTGGTGGGCTGGCCGCTGGCAATGGTCGTCCAGGAGACCTTCCTCTCCGGCGAGAACTACCTGGCGATCGCCCTGAGCGACCCCTCCGTGCGCAGCGCCGTATGGGTGACCCTGGGCGCAGCGGCCTGCGCGGTGGTGCTGAACACGATGCTCGGCGTGGCCCTGGGCATCCTCCTGGTCCGCTACGAGTTCCCCGGCCGGCGGCTGCTCTCCGCGCTCGCCGACCTGCCTGCCTCCGTCTCCCCGATCGTCGTCGGGCTGGCCCTGCTGCTCGCCTACGGGCCGGTGCACGGACTGCTCGGCGCTCCGCTCGCCGAGGCGGGCGTGCAGCTGATCTTCAGCTTCCCCGGCATCGTGCTGGCTGTGACCTTCGTGTCCTTGCCGCTGGTGCTGCGGGCTGTCATGCCGGTGCTGCAGGAGGTCGGCACTGACCAGGAGACCGCCGCGCAGTCGCTCGGCGCCTCGGGCCGGCAGGTGCTGGTGAGAATCACCCTGCCCTCCATCAAGTGGGCGGTGGCCTACGGGCTGGTGCTCACCCTCGCCCGGGCCGTGGGCGAGTTCGGGGCGGTGCTGATCGTCTCCGGCGGCATCGTCAACCAGACCGAAACCGCAACCATCGCCGTCCAGCGCCTCCACCAGGGCTTCGAGACCGGCCAGGCCTACGCCGTCGGCTTCCTGCTGGCCCTCGTCGCCGTCGCGGCCCTGGCCATCGTGACCATCCTGCGCCCGCACGAGCGGGACCGACCCTGA
- a CDS encoding sulfate/molybdate ABC transporter ATP-binding protein has protein sequence MGIEISQLNKNYGDFAALKDISLSVPSGGLTALLGPSGSGKTTLLRILGGQESADSGTVQIDGKDVTVLPAQKRNIGFVFQHYAAFKHMSVAKNVAFGLEIRKVPKDRIRQRVDELLQLVQLSQHGDKLPSQLSGGQRQRMALARALAIDPTVLLLDEPFGALDAKVRKELRDWLRRLHDDVHVTSVFVTHDQEEALEVADTIVVVNEGRIEQVGTPEDIYDKPATDFVFHFIGEATRLGNVLLRPHDVVIRPEHEGEGLAGEITRWNRVGFEIRLEVTLDEAVQPGPVHVQLTRTEAQGLGISRGDRVQAAPHPSAELRAAAGR, from the coding sequence ATGGGGATTGAGATCTCTCAGCTGAACAAGAACTACGGCGACTTCGCCGCGCTGAAGGACATCAGCCTTTCGGTGCCCTCCGGGGGCCTGACCGCGCTGCTGGGCCCCTCCGGCTCCGGCAAGACCACGCTGCTGCGGATCCTCGGCGGGCAGGAGTCCGCCGACTCCGGCACCGTGCAGATCGACGGCAAGGACGTCACCGTGCTGCCTGCCCAGAAGCGCAACATCGGGTTCGTCTTCCAGCACTACGCCGCCTTCAAGCACATGTCCGTGGCCAAGAACGTGGCCTTCGGGCTCGAGATCCGCAAGGTTCCCAAGGACCGGATCAGGCAGCGGGTGGACGAGCTGCTGCAGCTGGTGCAGCTCTCGCAGCACGGAGACAAGCTGCCCTCCCAGCTCTCCGGCGGGCAGCGTCAGCGCATGGCTCTGGCTCGGGCGCTGGCGATCGACCCGACCGTTCTGCTGCTGGATGAGCCCTTCGGAGCCCTGGACGCCAAAGTTCGCAAGGAGCTGCGGGACTGGCTGCGCCGCCTTCACGACGACGTCCATGTCACCAGTGTCTTCGTCACCCACGACCAGGAGGAGGCCCTCGAGGTCGCCGACACCATCGTGGTGGTCAACGAGGGCCGCATCGAGCAGGTCGGCACCCCTGAGGACATCTACGACAAGCCCGCCACTGACTTCGTCTTCCACTTCATCGGCGAGGCGACCCGGCTGGGGAATGTGCTGCTGCGCCCGCACGACGTCGTCATCCGCCCGGAGCATGAGGGCGAAGGCTTAGCGGGGGAGATCACCCGCTGGAACCGGGTCGGCTTCGAGATCCGCCTGGAAGTCACTCTGGACGAGGCCGTCCAGCCCGGCCCGGTGCACGTGCAGCTCACCCGCACAGAGGCCCAGGGGCTGGGGATCAGCCGGGGTGACCGAGTCCAGGCCGCCCCTCACCCCAGCGCGGAGCTGCGGGCTGCCGCCGGACGGTGA
- a CDS encoding ATP-grasp domain-containing protein produces MRRVSVVQVGIVVTDRYRPDDEDNDTGPLIRALEERGVSAEPVVWHRWPADAEDAARFSLLVLRSPWDYPQREQEFRRWLQQAQEHVTVLNPPALVTWNLDKLYLRELEERGIALVPTEWVTDASELDAALARRGSDWAVIKPSVSAGAEDTELLRADSPAAKSLGERILGLGRTVMIQPEIPELSEGMEKALYFIDGAHTHTIAKGALLARGGGFRGGQYLENPQPVTASEEETAFGAEVMRAVETATGGEAPLYGRVDMVSSAEHGIVLLEVELFEPALNLHRVPDAARSLAEAIADRL; encoded by the coding sequence ATGAGGCGTGTGAGCGTTGTGCAGGTGGGCATCGTCGTGACCGACCGATACCGGCCCGACGATGAGGACAACGACACCGGCCCGCTGATCCGGGCCCTGGAGGAGCGCGGCGTCTCTGCGGAGCCTGTGGTGTGGCACCGGTGGCCGGCTGATGCTGAGGACGCCGCGCGGTTCAGCCTGCTGGTGCTGCGCTCCCCCTGGGACTACCCGCAGCGGGAGCAGGAGTTCCGCCGCTGGCTCCAGCAGGCGCAGGAGCACGTCACCGTGCTGAACCCTCCCGCGCTGGTGACCTGGAACCTCGACAAGCTCTACCTCCGCGAGCTCGAGGAGCGAGGGATCGCCCTCGTTCCCACCGAGTGGGTCACGGACGCCTCGGAGCTCGACGCCGCCCTCGCGCGCCGCGGCAGCGACTGGGCGGTGATCAAGCCCTCCGTCTCTGCCGGCGCCGAGGACACTGAGCTGCTGCGTGCCGACTCCCCGGCGGCGAAGAGCCTCGGCGAGCGGATTCTGGGCCTCGGACGGACGGTGATGATCCAGCCGGAGATCCCCGAGCTCTCCGAAGGGATGGAGAAGGCGCTCTACTTCATCGATGGGGCCCACACGCATACGATCGCCAAGGGGGCGCTTCTCGCCCGCGGCGGGGGCTTCCGCGGAGGCCAGTACCTGGAGAACCCGCAGCCGGTGACGGCGAGCGAGGAGGAGACCGCCTTCGGCGCCGAGGTGATGCGCGCCGTCGAGACAGCGACCGGCGGCGAAGCACCGCTCTACGGCAGGGTCGACATGGTGAGCTCAGCCGAGCACGGCATCGTCCTGCTGGAGGTCGAGCTCTTTGAGCCGGCGCTGAACCTGCACCGTGTCCCCGACGCCGCCCGCTCCCTCGCCGAAGCGATCGCCGATCGCCTCTGA